The DNA window GTCAAGTCAATCCGATACCGCTTCTTCGACATACGGGCCCCATGAATCGGCCCGCGACACGGCGAGAACCGATTGGCTGCGGGGGACGCAGTGCTTAGCATGACAACACTTCCGCCTTTGGTCGATACAAGGGACTAGCAGCCCGTCGAAGAACCCAGGTCGAGCCAGGTGCGCGAATTTCGACTGAGGCCAAGGCGCGAAACCGCAGGCGTAGCGGGCCTACGGCCAGGTTTCGCAACGCAGGCATCGGGCGAAAGGCGCGTGCCTGCCGACGGCGTGGGTTCTTCGACGGGCTGCTAGCTCAAGGTCCCGCGCCGCCCGGTCGATCCCACCCCCATGCGGGGCGACGCGATGGCGATCAGCAACACCGAGGAAATTCCGGGCCGACAGATCCGGGAGCACCACGGCTTGGTCTCCGGCAGCACGGTCCGAGCCAAGCACATCGGCCGCGACATCATGGCCGGGCTCAAGAACCTGGTCGGCGGCGAGTTGAAGGGGTACACGGAGCTTCTCCAAGAAGCCCGTCAGGAAGCCCTCGATCGAATGCTCGAACAGGCTCGGAGCGCCGGCGCGAATGCCGTCGTGAACGTGCGCTTCCAGACGAGTTCGGTAGCCCAGGGGGCGGCGGAGCTGTTCGCCTACGGCACCGCCGTCACGGTGGAGTAGTGGACGGGCCGGAAGCCTTCGGCTCGCTCGAGTGGCTGCGCCTGCTGCTCCCCTTCGGGCTGCTGGCGATGGGCTTCTTCATCGGAAAGGCCATCGAAAGCGCCCATCTCCGCGCACTTCGACGGCGCGAGATCCACTGGCGGAGAATCTCGATCTCGACACTCGAGACGCCGCCGGACGGATGGCGCATTGCACGCACCGGCCTCGTCGATGGCTCAGTCGTGGTGTCCATCGACCACTGGAAACGCTTGCTGGCTGGCCTGCGCGCCTTCTTCGGCGGCCGGATCCGATCCTACGAATCACTTCTCGAACGTGCCCGCCGCGAAGCGCTGCTCCGCATGCAGGAGCAGGCCCACGAGCGCGGCTTCCACGGCATCGTGGGCACGCGCCTGGAAACAGCCCGGCTGGCCAGCGCCAGCCGCGACGGCAAAGGCACGGCGGGCGTCGAAATCCTGGCGTTCGGAACCGGAGTCGAAAAGGCGCGCTAGAGCGCCGACCCTACTTCGCTTGCGCGGGATGCAGGCCCTTCTCGCGGCCGTACTGCTCGAAGTAGTGGGTCATCGTAATGCGCAGGGTCTCGCGTAGATCGGTCTTGGCCTTCCAGCCGAGACGGGATTCTGCCTTCGAGATGTCCGGCACGCGCCGGTCGCAATCTTCGTAGCCTTCGCCGTAGAATTTCTCGCCCGTGACCTCTTCGATGGGATGATCGCGGAACTTCTCGTTGCCGGTGATCTCGGCAGCGAGTTCCCGCATCAGCAGCGCCAGCTCCCTC is part of the bacterium genome and encodes:
- a CDS encoding YbjQ family protein — encoded protein: MDGPEAFGSLEWLRLLLPFGLLAMGFFIGKAIESAHLRALRRREIHWRRISISTLETPPDGWRIARTGLVDGSVVVSIDHWKRLLAGLRAFFGGRIRSYESLLERARREALLRMQEQAHERGFHGIVGTRLETARLASASRDGKGTAGVEILAFGTGVEKAR
- a CDS encoding YbjQ family protein encodes the protein MAISNTEEIPGRQIREHHGLVSGSTVRAKHIGRDIMAGLKNLVGGELKGYTELLQEARQEALDRMLEQARSAGANAVVNVRFQTSSVAQGAAELFAYGTAVTVE